From a region of the Corallococcus coralloides DSM 2259 genome:
- a CDS encoding putative fimbrial protein produces the protein MSDPSGEEGRSRRTWFFIALGVLACSCLGMVAVTTVRNFVRFGQRARAAECRSNLKAWYMLQQRHFQDTRTYEPVFAKVGFAPERDNRYAYFAGTGPMEVRDQERSEVPDGAVAIGADTFRFTYLRPLDVGALHPSLKARLGVSGTCPACDITLACAGNTDEDATLDVWVLSTGPLDLQDVDGDAVEPGIPVQLVDDTRD, from the coding sequence GTGAGCGATCCCTCGGGTGAAGAGGGACGCTCCCGCCGGACGTGGTTCTTCATCGCCCTCGGTGTGCTGGCCTGTTCGTGCCTGGGCATGGTGGCCGTCACGACGGTCCGCAACTTCGTGCGCTTCGGCCAGCGCGCCCGCGCGGCGGAGTGCCGGTCGAACCTGAAAGCCTGGTACATGCTCCAGCAGCGCCACTTCCAGGACACGCGGACCTACGAGCCGGTCTTCGCGAAGGTGGGCTTCGCGCCCGAGCGGGACAACCGCTACGCATACTTCGCGGGCACGGGGCCGATGGAGGTTCGCGACCAGGAGCGAAGCGAGGTCCCTGACGGGGCGGTGGCCATCGGCGCGGACACCTTCCGCTTCACCTACCTGCGCCCCCTCGACGTGGGGGCGCTTCATCCGTCCTTGAAGGCCCGGCTCGGCGTCTCCGGCACGTGCCCCGCCTGCGACATCACCCTGGCATGCGCGGGGAACACCGACGAAGACGCGACGCTGGATGTCTGGGTCCTCTCCACCGGACCGCTGGACCTCCAGGACGTGGACGGGGATGCCGTCGAACCCGGCATCCCCGTGCAGCTCGTGGACGACACGAGGGACTGA
- a CDS encoding ricin-type beta-trefoil lectin domain protein, whose amino-acid sequence MKISSRLCLSLSWALGLLFSGCGPTDEAPAPLAAEPGFATELAFPGQQGKVVRGTVALPGGEQELSYERFGDTAVLEGDILVRAQDHGTRSAKGAIKLWTDYRWADSFIPYVIDPDVPNPQRVLDAIAHWQARTPVRFAARTAQTDYVRFTRGSGCAAHLGRIGGEQLVVMGDGCSTGNTIHEIGHAVGLFHQQSRYDRDSALTVLWGNIQPGEEINFQTYVETGDHGFDVGPYDTGSIMQYDPYAFSRNGMPTLTLKSGAVFSTQRTALSATDIADVNAMYAERVRLRPAAAGTRCLDVQNGIVANGNPVWSYACSPSTAQVWYMMPNGEVRTGLDTNYCLSVNTGEPLLGASVVIAPCDGSLRQRWTRPPVGEELRTSMDVTLCLDLHNASTASGARVKLWTCTGNNAQKWQRFVRLRSSVNWNRCLDVWNDTAANGTATMSFDCNDEVGQQWYFASNGEVRSGVNPSFCLDVRNGNTAEGTRVQIYTCNGSNAQFWQFHPEIGMMTSGVAVDRCLDVSNASSESGAATQIWDCNFGLAQRWMKL is encoded by the coding sequence ATGAAGATTTCGAGCAGACTGTGTCTGTCATTGTCATGGGCATTGGGCCTACTGTTTTCCGGCTGTGGACCCACCGATGAGGCCCCGGCGCCGCTCGCCGCCGAGCCCGGCTTCGCCACCGAGCTGGCGTTTCCCGGCCAGCAGGGCAAGGTCGTCCGCGGCACCGTGGCCCTGCCTGGCGGAGAGCAAGAGCTCTCCTATGAGCGCTTCGGTGACACCGCCGTCCTGGAGGGCGACATCCTGGTCCGCGCCCAGGACCATGGGACCCGCAGCGCGAAGGGCGCCATCAAGCTGTGGACTGACTATCGCTGGGCGGATTCGTTCATTCCGTATGTCATCGACCCGGACGTCCCCAACCCCCAGCGGGTGCTCGACGCCATCGCGCACTGGCAGGCGCGCACGCCCGTGCGCTTCGCCGCCCGCACCGCGCAGACGGACTACGTCCGCTTCACGCGGGGCAGCGGCTGCGCGGCCCATCTCGGGCGCATTGGCGGCGAGCAGCTGGTCGTGATGGGGGATGGCTGCTCCACGGGCAATACCATCCATGAGATTGGCCACGCCGTGGGGTTGTTCCACCAGCAGAGCCGGTACGACCGGGACTCGGCGCTGACGGTCCTCTGGGGCAACATCCAGCCCGGCGAGGAGATCAACTTCCAGACGTACGTGGAGACCGGCGATCACGGCTTCGACGTGGGACCCTACGACACGGGCTCCATCATGCAGTACGACCCCTACGCCTTCTCCCGCAACGGGATGCCCACCCTGACGCTGAAGAGCGGGGCCGTGTTCAGCACCCAGCGCACCGCCCTTTCCGCCACCGACATCGCGGACGTCAACGCGATGTACGCCGAGCGCGTCCGCCTGCGTCCCGCGGCGGCGGGCACCCGCTGTCTGGATGTGCAGAACGGCATCGTGGCCAACGGCAACCCCGTGTGGAGCTACGCGTGCAGCCCGTCCACGGCGCAGGTCTGGTACATGATGCCGAACGGCGAGGTCCGCACCGGTCTGGACACGAACTACTGCCTGAGCGTGAACACCGGCGAGCCCCTCCTGGGCGCTTCCGTGGTGATTGCCCCGTGTGATGGCAGCCTCCGGCAGCGGTGGACGCGTCCACCCGTCGGGGAGGAGCTGCGCACCTCAATGGACGTGACCCTGTGCCTGGACCTGCACAACGCCAGCACCGCCAGCGGGGCCCGGGTGAAGCTCTGGACCTGCACGGGCAACAACGCGCAGAAGTGGCAACGCTTCGTCCGGCTGCGCAGCTCCGTGAACTGGAACCGCTGCCTGGACGTGTGGAACGACACCGCGGCCAATGGCACTGCCACCATGTCCTTCGACTGCAACGACGAAGTCGGCCAGCAGTGGTACTTCGCGTCCAACGGCGAGGTGCGCAGCGGCGTCAACCCGTCCTTCTGCCTGGATGTGAGGAACGGCAACACCGCCGAGGGCACGCGGGTGCAGATCTATACCTGCAATGGCAGCAACGCCCAGTTCTGGCAGTTCCACCCTGAGATTGGAATGATGACCAGCGGCGTTGCCGTCGACCGGTGCCTGGACGTCTCCAACGCCAGCTCGGAGTCGGGGGCCGCCACGCAGATCTGGGATTGCAACTTCGGCCTGGCTCAGCGCTGGATGAAGCTGTAG
- a CDS encoding SRPBCC family protein gives MLHTLIGAQFRACVERDYEGKPAHVVVAHRVYPTHIEDLWDAVTNAERIPRWFAPVEGQLKKGGRYQIKGNAGGTITRCDKPEAFDLTWEMNGGMSWVTIRLAPEGKGTRLTLEHIVHSADVEQFWSQFGPGATGVGWDLSFLGLGLYLETGKDVAAEAAASWGTSDEAKTFMRASAQAWADAHVAAGETPDVARGMAERTAAFYTGG, from the coding sequence ATGCTTCACACCCTGATTGGCGCCCAGTTCCGCGCGTGCGTCGAACGCGATTACGAAGGCAAGCCGGCCCACGTGGTCGTCGCGCATCGCGTCTATCCCACCCACATCGAGGACTTGTGGGACGCGGTCACCAACGCCGAGCGCATCCCGCGCTGGTTCGCGCCCGTCGAGGGGCAGCTGAAGAAGGGCGGCCGCTATCAGATCAAGGGGAACGCGGGAGGCACCATCACCCGCTGTGACAAGCCCGAGGCGTTCGACCTGACCTGGGAGATGAACGGCGGCATGAGCTGGGTGACCATCCGCCTGGCGCCGGAAGGGAAGGGCACGCGGCTGACGCTGGAGCACATCGTGCACTCCGCGGACGTGGAGCAGTTCTGGAGCCAGTTCGGTCCTGGCGCCACGGGCGTGGGCTGGGATTTGAGCTTCCTGGGCCTGGGCCTGTACCTGGAGACGGGCAAGGACGTGGCCGCGGAGGCCGCCGCGTCGTGGGGCACTTCCGACGAGGCGAAGACCTTCATGCGCGCGAGCGCCCAGGCCTGGGCCGACGCCCACGTCGCGGCCGGTGAGACGCCGGACGTGGCCCGAGGGATGGCCGAGCGCACGGCCGCGTTCTATACAGGGGGCTGA
- a CDS encoding ArsR/SmtB family transcription factor has product MHAFDVLGDPVRRRILELLAEGEHASGEVVDVIQREFGITQSAVSQHLKVLRDNGFATVRVDGARRLYAVDAAPLAEVDAWLDRFRAFWTPKLDALATEVARGKKKRGE; this is encoded by the coding sequence ATGCACGCCTTCGACGTCCTCGGCGATCCGGTCCGCCGCCGCATCCTGGAGCTGCTCGCGGAAGGCGAGCACGCTTCGGGCGAGGTCGTGGACGTGATCCAGCGCGAGTTCGGCATCACGCAGTCCGCCGTCTCGCAGCACCTGAAGGTCCTGCGGGACAACGGCTTCGCGACGGTGCGGGTGGATGGAGCCCGGCGTCTGTACGCCGTGGACGCCGCGCCGCTGGCGGAGGTGGACGCCTGGCTGGACCGCTTCCGTGCGTTCTGGACGCCGAAGCTGGACGCCCTGGCTACAGAAGTCGCGCGGGGGAAGAAAAAGCGGGGGGAGTAG
- a CDS encoding OmpA family protein, whose translation MKLKALCIAVSLLAVPGVAAAQSPFDSIKKAAGDAGKSTVEKRVNTKLTEEGRKNQCSFKTGTAELAPGCDAKLKKLTNALVDAKKQLVAAGVKSYKFEVSGHTDSTGDAAKNKSLSEQRAEAIVKELVARGIPRGEITAVGYGSERMLVKPDNTEAKKAQNRRYELQVRL comes from the coding sequence ATGAAGCTCAAGGCGCTCTGCATCGCCGTATCGCTGCTGGCCGTCCCTGGCGTGGCCGCCGCGCAAAGCCCCTTCGATTCCATCAAGAAGGCCGCGGGTGACGCCGGCAAGTCCACCGTGGAGAAGCGCGTCAACACGAAGCTCACGGAGGAGGGCCGCAAGAACCAGTGCAGCTTCAAGACGGGCACCGCGGAGCTGGCCCCCGGCTGCGACGCGAAGCTCAAGAAGCTGACCAACGCCCTGGTGGACGCGAAGAAGCAGCTCGTCGCCGCCGGCGTCAAAAGCTACAAGTTCGAGGTCTCCGGCCACACCGACTCGACGGGCGACGCCGCGAAGAACAAGTCGCTCAGCGAGCAGCGCGCGGAGGCCATCGTCAAGGAGCTCGTCGCGCGAGGCATCCCCCGCGGCGAAATCACCGCCGTGGGCTACGGCTCCGAGCGCATGCTGGTGAAGCCGGACAACACCGAGGCGAAGAAGGCGCAGAACCGCCGCTACGAGCTCCAGGTCCGGCTGTAA
- a CDS encoding methyltransferase produces the protein MENTPGDSPSPTQQLHLAITSYWRTQVIGTVARLGLADRLSGGARDSDSLAAELGVHPEALFRLMRAGLATGLFVAFAERTFALTPMGEGLCSNVPGSLRELAIIQSSPSHWLPWGHLPEAIRTGSSPIQAALGVDIWEHFAKNPEEAEHFARSMGDWSEMVASQVARHVDFSPFARVADIGGSHGDLLAQVLRAHPSCRGILFELPQVAESAKPVLESRGLARRVDVVAGNFFEPGIPAADAYLLKHILHDWADDACTNILRRLHEAAPSEARLFVVEMVIPDNRTPDITHLMDLNMLVVANGRERTYNEFQALLAATGWKVQRLIPTQSGTSILEAVKA, from the coding sequence ATGGAAAACACGCCTGGCGACAGTCCGTCCCCCACGCAGCAGCTCCATCTGGCCATCACCAGCTACTGGCGCACCCAGGTCATTGGCACCGTGGCCCGCCTGGGACTCGCGGACCGGCTCTCAGGAGGGGCCCGCGACAGCGATTCGCTCGCGGCGGAGCTGGGTGTCCACCCGGAGGCCCTGTTCCGGCTGATGCGCGCCGGCCTCGCCACGGGCCTCTTCGTGGCCTTCGCCGAGCGGACCTTCGCCCTGACCCCCATGGGCGAGGGCCTGTGCTCGAACGTCCCGGGCTCCCTGCGGGAGCTGGCCATCATCCAGAGCAGCCCGTCGCATTGGCTCCCCTGGGGACACCTCCCCGAGGCGATTCGCACCGGGAGCTCGCCCATCCAGGCGGCGCTCGGCGTGGACATCTGGGAGCACTTCGCCAAGAACCCCGAGGAGGCGGAGCACTTCGCCCGGTCCATGGGGGACTGGTCCGAGATGGTGGCCAGCCAGGTGGCCCGGCACGTCGACTTCTCCCCCTTCGCCCGCGTGGCGGACATTGGAGGCAGCCACGGAGATCTGCTCGCGCAGGTGCTGCGCGCCCATCCCTCCTGCCGGGGCATCCTCTTCGAGCTGCCCCAGGTCGCCGAAAGCGCGAAGCCCGTCCTGGAGTCCCGGGGGCTCGCCAGGCGGGTGGACGTGGTGGCCGGAAACTTCTTCGAGCCCGGCATCCCCGCCGCCGACGCCTACCTGCTCAAGCACATCCTCCACGACTGGGCGGATGACGCCTGCACCAACATCCTGCGCCGGCTCCATGAGGCGGCCCCTTCCGAAGCCCGCCTCTTCGTGGTGGAGATGGTGATTCCGGACAACCGGACTCCCGACATCACCCACCTGATGGACCTCAACATGCTGGTGGTCGCCAACGGGCGCGAGCGCACCTACAACGAGTTCCAGGCCCTGCTCGCCGCGACCGGCTGGAAGGTCCAGCGCCTCATTCCCACGCAGAGCGGGACCAGCATCCTCGAGGCGGTGAAGGCCTGA
- a CDS encoding class I SAM-dependent methyltransferase has product MAAQYDDIAVKLSDWDVLPVRSEYLEGHTFFKALGSVKGQSVLDLACGDGLYTRQLQARGAHRVAGVDISEEMIRVARQHEAAQPLGIEYHVSDVADMAPLGVFDCVTAVYLLHYASSPEHLLRMCRSIHAHLKPGGRFVTYTFNPGFSAKGPNSTRYGITMLDFPESPREGQGISAELHAKTPFTIHFSHWSRDTYERALREAGFHRLTWMRPECSPEGIARYGQEFWQDYLDNPHAVALRCER; this is encoded by the coding sequence ATGGCGGCTCAATACGATGACATCGCCGTGAAGCTGTCGGACTGGGATGTCCTACCCGTGCGCTCGGAGTACCTCGAAGGCCACACGTTCTTCAAAGCGCTCGGCTCCGTGAAGGGACAGTCCGTCCTGGACCTGGCCTGTGGTGACGGGCTGTACACGCGGCAACTCCAGGCGCGGGGCGCGCACCGGGTGGCCGGCGTGGACATCTCCGAGGAGATGATCCGCGTCGCCCGGCAGCACGAAGCAGCCCAGCCCCTGGGAATCGAGTACCACGTGTCGGACGTGGCCGACATGGCGCCGCTGGGCGTCTTCGATTGCGTGACGGCCGTCTATCTCCTGCACTACGCGAGCTCGCCCGAGCACCTGCTGCGCATGTGCCGGAGCATCCACGCCCACCTGAAGCCCGGGGGCCGCTTCGTCACGTACACCTTCAACCCCGGGTTCAGCGCGAAGGGGCCCAACAGCACCCGCTACGGCATCACGATGTTGGACTTCCCGGAGTCGCCCCGGGAAGGGCAGGGCATCTCCGCGGAGCTGCACGCGAAGACGCCCTTCACCATCCACTTCTCCCACTGGAGCCGTGACACGTACGAGCGCGCCCTGCGTGAGGCGGGCTTCCACCGCCTCACCTGGATGCGCCCGGAATGCTCCCCCGAAGGCATCGCCCGGTACGGCCAGGAGTTCTGGCAGGACTATCTCGACAACCCGCACGCGGTCGCGCTGCGCTGCGAGCGGTGA
- a CDS encoding transposase, producing the protein MRAAHGGAPWRDVPREQFGSRKTLSRRFCRWQEAVIWARVLRQLHAEAHAAEHLDWTLHFIDASVIRHHQHAIGARGTPVRGGGRSAEPQPGRLFHQAARPGRGPGQAARFRADGGPAP; encoded by the coding sequence CTGCGTGCTGCACACGGTGGGGCGCCGTGGCGCGACGTACCCCGGGAGCAGTTCGGCAGTCGGAAGACGCTCAGCCGCCGCTTCTGCCGGTGGCAGGAGGCAGTCATCTGGGCGCGCGTGCTGCGGCAGTTACATGCTGAAGCGCACGCAGCTGAGCACTTGGACTGGACGCTGCACTTCATAGACGCCAGCGTCATCCGCCACCACCAGCATGCGATCGGCGCACGAGGCACGCCGGTCAGAGGGGGAGGCCGAAGCGCTGAGCCGCAGCCAGGGAGGCTTTTCCACCAAGCTGCACGTCCGGGCAGAGGGCCAGGGCAGGCCGCTCGTTTTCGAGCTGACGGCGGGCCAGCGCCATGA
- a CDS encoding putative sensor domain DACNV-containing protein: protein MPARLECASSYWELIFNQHSPRLTASHMSQSQFRIPSHFAPRIRSLLETAYSSESSDTSTAQNLWLLPSTQQIGLLLDVPFFASQYMDEGRQTALSVEFTDVPKNLSDRRDSYEFDKPISFNPRELAKLAPAVEAATTHLGVRPVGQDELEVWGVIHYGNKQINTNTTRVASGVLAETSGIGAVKLQLKGRPLLRFNKGDALLFEGSSPVLASTHFLQIVRRFIGCFGSTEKAINHKSRMLYDIASAITDLHHGGAVLLQERKNISRGITIKFKSKGLICNRLSDALGLHAEHALPLPNEAMFEFPLIGDDPRHANSYYQLLNSEWAQTRYQKAVAFVARLSAVDGAVLVDEHLNIAGFGAFIDFDPGLDSETKIMQRNADVSRWTEIELSKVGGARHQSAVRFCKGQSGPALAIIVSQDGTTSIVGKSNAEGIIQVVRF from the coding sequence ATGCCAGCGCGTTTAGAATGCGCTTCTTCTTATTGGGAGCTCATCTTCAATCAACACTCACCCAGGTTGACCGCAAGCCACATGTCTCAATCTCAATTTAGAATCCCAAGCCATTTTGCTCCGCGGATACGGTCGCTTCTGGAAACGGCATACTCTAGCGAATCATCCGACACCTCTACTGCCCAAAACCTTTGGCTTCTCCCGAGCACGCAGCAAATCGGGCTGTTATTGGATGTGCCATTTTTTGCATCCCAGTACATGGACGAAGGAAGACAAACCGCCCTGTCTGTCGAATTCACCGATGTACCAAAGAACCTCAGCGACAGGCGCGATTCCTATGAGTTCGACAAGCCAATTTCATTTAATCCTCGCGAACTTGCAAAACTCGCACCCGCTGTCGAGGCGGCGACGACACACCTTGGGGTAAGACCGGTGGGCCAGGATGAGCTAGAAGTCTGGGGGGTTATTCATTACGGGAATAAGCAAATCAACACCAATACAACCAGAGTTGCATCAGGCGTGCTTGCCGAAACAAGTGGAATCGGCGCAGTCAAGCTACAACTTAAGGGCCGGCCGCTCCTCCGGTTCAACAAAGGAGATGCTCTCCTTTTTGAGGGATCTTCTCCCGTACTGGCATCTACGCATTTCTTGCAAATTGTCAGAAGATTTATTGGTTGCTTTGGCTCGACCGAAAAGGCCATCAATCATAAGAGCAGGATGCTGTATGATATCGCTTCGGCAATAACCGATCTGCACCACGGAGGGGCGGTTCTCTTACAGGAGCGCAAGAATATCTCAAGAGGAATTACGATTAAATTTAAGTCCAAGGGACTGATCTGCAACCGTCTTTCGGATGCGTTAGGGCTGCACGCTGAACATGCGCTGCCCCTTCCAAATGAAGCTATGTTTGAATTTCCTCTCATAGGGGACGACCCTAGGCATGCCAATTCCTACTATCAGTTGCTCAATAGTGAGTGGGCGCAGACAAGGTATCAGAAGGCAGTGGCCTTTGTAGCCCGCTTGTCAGCAGTCGACGGCGCCGTCCTGGTTGATGAGCATCTGAATATAGCTGGATTTGGAGCGTTCATTGATTTTGACCCAGGGCTTGATAGCGAAACCAAGATCATGCAAAGAAATGCAGACGTCTCTCGCTGGACGGAGATTGAGCTAAGCAAGGTGGGTGGAGCCAGACATCAGTCAGCCGTGCGATTCTGCAAGGGACAGTCGGGCCCAGCACTTGCGATCATTGTTTCGCAAGACGGAACGACTTCCATCGTAGGCAAGAGTAATGCTGAGGGCATTATTCAGGTGGTTCGCTTCTAG
- a CDS encoding DUF2290 domain-containing protein: MNLNDLASDLLSVYQDWGDIFINLRGKRINNFLSWDNRQIVKSNRPVCRGDVLMMDMNGQYSIQIAEDEALICLYYVFDKSKQNILSASLGYYATRSASVVEGATEGGSKSAEKLSPSDEEKAGVFPEQDAVAEPVSEIEHATGTPEIDFADALGIIPEETTSESPSDSHPAELAGITPDIVEPEHDLSLELQGPSDDELVSWIRIDFDPAAKRKGVLHHDCHLHVAGFPHMRIPVTAVPSPRQFVDFVMATCYPDIYRQHRLADPHSFVDQNHYERIGNSCLALDQFEWLGGVTSLFIPMGGTDARNRAAARRAEDEAKKAARPRKKSR, encoded by the coding sequence ATGAACCTAAATGATCTGGCCTCGGATCTTCTGTCGGTATATCAAGACTGGGGCGACATTTTCATCAACCTGCGAGGGAAGCGCATTAACAATTTCCTGAGCTGGGACAATAGACAGATCGTGAAGTCCAACAGGCCGGTTTGTCGCGGCGACGTATTGATGATGGATATGAATGGGCAGTATTCCATTCAGATTGCCGAAGACGAAGCCTTGATTTGCCTTTACTATGTTTTCGACAAGTCAAAGCAAAATATCCTTAGCGCTTCCTTGGGGTATTACGCGACGCGCTCTGCTTCGGTTGTGGAGGGAGCGACGGAGGGCGGAAGCAAAAGCGCTGAGAAACTTTCACCTAGTGACGAGGAGAAGGCGGGAGTTTTCCCAGAGCAGGATGCCGTTGCAGAGCCAGTCTCCGAAATTGAACACGCGACAGGCACTCCAGAAATAGATTTCGCAGATGCCTTGGGAATTATTCCCGAGGAGACTACGAGTGAGTCTCCGTCAGATTCGCATCCTGCGGAACTTGCGGGAATTACTCCAGATATCGTGGAACCAGAACATGATTTGAGCCTTGAGCTACAGGGCCCATCTGATGATGAACTGGTTTCTTGGATTCGGATTGATTTCGACCCCGCAGCCAAGAGAAAAGGGGTCTTGCATCACGACTGTCACCTCCACGTAGCTGGTTTCCCGCACATGCGTATTCCAGTGACGGCAGTGCCCTCTCCGAGACAGTTTGTAGATTTTGTCATGGCGACTTGCTATCCCGACATCTACCGACAGCATCGCTTGGCTGATCCACATTCGTTTGTTGATCAAAATCACTACGAGCGCATTGGCAATTCGTGTTTGGCACTGGATCAGTTTGAATGGCTTGGCGGTGTAACGTCTTTGTTTATTCCAATGGGCGGGACAGACGCAAGGAACCGTGCAGCAGCTCGGCGCGCCGAAGATGAAGCAAAAAAGGCCGCAAGACCTAGGAAGAAGAGCCGGTAG
- a CDS encoding DEAD/DEAH box helicase, whose protein sequence is MINLIVPSQSFSNDAASKTVWGWLSGALQNTEGVAYYQHPIIRSAGAPPDLLVLARGYNPVAVKCLPYQIDDLTVVTSEVWGIGAGSIDSPFLQAEDFSEALNSKFKAQRALRHLLKTQAAVAFPNISRREFETKFGPIGAGQSVVWQDGDLSSALTQTPELTEEQWKLCMSVFQSVTPLMQKGIPAPLVEEPPTKLGAAIKALNREISLLDLEQQKVAVQVPEGPQRIRGLAGTGKTVLLAMKAANIHMRYPEKKILFTFSTHSLYRQAQRLIQEFYEVNGESGPNWDRLHIRHAWGGRSRPGVYSELAQRQNRPPLDFNAARRMNGESPFAACLQSALQMPIEPEYDFILIDEAQDFPAEFFRVAYQLSHPPHSVYWAYDELQNLTALEMPKLEELFGSHPDGSPVVSLEGEYPGGIEKDLVLQKSYRCPRSVLMLAHAIGLGLYAPRGCVQMLGSTESWKAVGYELESGELVPGNNVVIARPDENSPNPIERIYKGSQDLITAKKFDDRTSELGWVAESIEKDIKEEGVPSEQIVVITLNSIEAKRDLARLQQFLFARGINSLIPGIVHDAASFAEPGYVTLATVHRAKGNEAPVVYVINAEHIATYQGEIEARNRFFTSVSRAKGWVRVTGSGTRMDAVLAEIHKLVNDIPRFRFAFPDPRKIRQLDLETSRRRAHVTRVKRSVKELLDVDADALSQTDPEALRELYRKLGEAMDEPK, encoded by the coding sequence ATGATCAACCTTATTGTCCCTTCGCAGTCATTCTCAAACGACGCAGCAAGCAAGACTGTTTGGGGGTGGCTATCCGGCGCACTCCAAAACACAGAAGGCGTTGCCTATTATCAGCACCCAATCATTCGCTCCGCAGGCGCTCCGCCTGACTTGCTGGTGCTGGCTCGCGGATACAATCCGGTCGCAGTCAAGTGCTTACCATACCAAATCGACGACTTGACTGTCGTAACGTCTGAAGTTTGGGGTATTGGAGCAGGAAGCATCGACTCTCCATTTCTGCAAGCTGAAGACTTCTCAGAGGCGCTGAATTCCAAGTTCAAGGCGCAACGCGCCTTGCGGCACCTGTTAAAGACGCAGGCTGCCGTCGCATTTCCGAACATTTCGCGCAGGGAATTTGAGACTAAGTTCGGTCCTATAGGCGCTGGACAGTCAGTGGTCTGGCAAGACGGCGATCTCAGCTCAGCCCTCACTCAAACGCCCGAACTCACAGAGGAGCAGTGGAAGCTGTGTATGTCTGTGTTTCAGTCGGTTACTCCGCTGATGCAGAAAGGCATCCCAGCTCCTCTTGTGGAAGAGCCGCCTACTAAGCTGGGGGCTGCAATCAAGGCTCTTAATCGAGAGATTTCTTTGCTCGATTTGGAACAGCAGAAGGTTGCCGTCCAAGTTCCTGAAGGACCGCAACGAATTCGAGGGCTCGCGGGAACAGGCAAGACGGTGCTCTTGGCTATGAAAGCCGCAAATATCCACATGCGGTATCCTGAGAAGAAGATTCTTTTTACATTTTCAACTCATAGCCTTTACCGCCAAGCGCAACGTTTGATTCAGGAGTTCTATGAGGTCAACGGAGAGAGTGGGCCAAATTGGGACAGGCTGCATATTCGACATGCCTGGGGTGGAAGAAGCCGTCCTGGTGTCTACTCAGAACTTGCGCAGCGACAGAATCGCCCCCCATTAGACTTCAATGCTGCTCGAAGAATGAACGGCGAAAGCCCATTCGCTGCGTGTCTTCAGTCAGCACTCCAAATGCCCATTGAGCCTGAGTATGATTTTATTTTAATTGATGAGGCGCAAGACTTCCCTGCAGAGTTCTTCAGAGTTGCCTATCAACTCTCACATCCTCCCCACTCGGTCTACTGGGCCTACGATGAATTGCAGAATCTTACTGCCCTGGAGATGCCTAAACTGGAAGAACTCTTCGGAAGTCATCCGGATGGTAGCCCTGTTGTTTCATTGGAGGGCGAGTATCCTGGCGGGATAGAGAAGGATCTCGTGCTTCAGAAGTCTTACCGCTGTCCGCGGAGCGTGCTGATGCTTGCGCATGCCATTGGACTTGGCCTGTATGCGCCACGAGGATGCGTACAGATGCTAGGCAGTACTGAATCCTGGAAAGCCGTGGGATACGAACTCGAAAGTGGTGAGCTTGTTCCAGGCAATAATGTCGTGATTGCGAGGCCAGACGAGAATAGCCCCAACCCAATCGAGAGAATATACAAGGGCAGCCAGGATTTAATTACAGCGAAGAAGTTCGACGATCGAACCTCGGAGCTTGGATGGGTTGCGGAGTCAATTGAGAAGGATATCAAAGAGGAGGGAGTTCCATCTGAGCAGATTGTGGTGATCACGCTGAACTCGATTGAGGCCAAGCGAGACCTCGCGCGACTCCAGCAGTTCCTTTTTGCTCGTGGAATTAACTCGTTGATTCCGGGCATTGTCCATGACGCTGCATCTTTTGCAGAACCAGGCTATGTGACACTTGCCACTGTGCATAGGGCAAAGGGCAACGAGGCTCCCGTCGTTTATGTAATCAATGCGGAGCATATTGCCACGTACCAAGGGGAGATCGAGGCGCGCAATCGGTTCTTTACGAGCGTCTCCAGGGCGAAGGGCTGGGTTCGGGTAACAGGCAGTGGCACGCGAATGGATGCCGTTCTGGCTGAAATTCACAAGTTGGTGAACGATATCCCACGATTCAGATTCGCGTTCCCAGACCCTCGAAAAATCAGGCAGCTTGACCTCGAAACGAGTCGCAGGCGTGCACATGTGACGAGAGTCAAACGGTCGGTGAAGGAACTTCTTGATGTCGACGCAGACGCGCTTAGCCAGACGGATCCGGAGGCGCTGCGAGAGCTGTACAGAAAGCTTGGCGAGGCGATGGATGAACCTAAATGA